The nucleotide sequence TACCGGCTACCTGGCCGATGACGGGCTCGCCACGGTGGCCTGGCTGGCGATGACGCTGCGCCGTCCGCTGTTGCTCGAGGGCGAGCCCGGCACCGGCAAGACCGCCCTGGCCGAGGCGCTGGCCCAGGCGCTGGGCGCCGAGCTGATCCGGCTGCAGTGCTACGAGGGCATCGACGCGAGCCAGGCGCTGTACGACTGGGACTTCCCCCGGCAGGTGCTGCACCTGCGGGCGGTCGAGGCCACCAAGGCCGACGGTGTGGCGCTGGACGTCGATGCCGTGGAGCACTCGCTGTTCGCCGAACGGTTCCTGCTCGCACGGCCGATCCTGCGGGCGTTGCGCAGCCCGAACGCAGTCCTGCTGGTCGACGAGATCGATCGGGCGGACGACGAGTTCGAGGCGTTCCTGCTGGAGGTGCTCTCGACCCACGCCGTGACGATCCCCGAGCTGGGCACCATCGCCGCGGTCAATCCGCCGCTGGTGGTGCTGACCTCCAACCGCACCCGCGAGGTGCACGATGCCCTCAAGCGCCGCTGTCTGTACCACTGGGTCGAGCACCCCGGCCTGACCCGCGAGATCGAGATCATCCGACGCCGGTTGCCGCAGGTGCCCGAGACGCTGGCGCGCCAGGTGGCGGTCGTCGTCCAGCGCCTGCGAGACGGTGCGTCCGGGCCGGCCGAGGCCGACCTGCTCAAGCCGCCCGGTGTCGCCGAGAGCCTGGACTGGGCCCGCTGCCTGATCGAACTCGGCCGCCGCGAACTCGACCTCGAGACCACCGCCGCCACCCTGGGTGCGATCTGCAAGTACCGCGAGGACGCCGAACGCGTCCGCAACCGTCTCGATCGCCTCCTGGCCGGCTGACCGCCCACCGTTGACCGCACCGAGATCCCCGGCTTCGAGCGCAATGTCACGTTGCGCTCGCCAGATGAGCGTGATGTGTCATTGCGCTCGGCGGGGACGAGCGTGACGGGCGAGTTGGGAGCTGGCGTCGTGACTCCGAGTGGCAGGCGGCTCGAGTCAGCGGTAGGTGCGCCAGGCGAGCACCGCCGCGACCACGAGACCGCTGCCGAAGATCGACCAGCGCAGCCGGTCGTCACCCAGGCGTCGCGAGACGCTCGGACCGATCAGGCCGCCCACCAGGAAGCCGACCGCCAGAGGTGGGACGGCGCCGAACTCGACCGGACCGAAGATCAGGACGGCGATCGCCGCCACACCGTTGGCGACCGCGGCCAGGGCGTTCTTGACCGCATTGCGCCGCACCACCGAGACGTCCAGCACCCACCCCAGGGCGACCATCAGCAGCACCCCGCCCGCGGCACCGAAGTAGCCGGTGTAGGTCGCCACAGCCAGCACGCCGAGCATCGTCGCCGGGGTCAGCCCGCGCGGTTGAAACCATTGATAGGCAAGCAGTTTCGGCTGGACGACGATGGCCAGCGACGCGGCCCCCACCAGCACCGGCACGACGAGTTCGAACGACCGCTCGGACGCCGTCAGCAGGATCGCCGCACCGAGCACACCTCCGACGGCGCTCATCGGTGCCAACTTCACCGTGGTGGCCCCCAGGCCCACCAACTCTCCGCGCGAGCGCAGCACCGACCCGATGCCGGCGAAGGTGAGAGCAGCGGTGTTGGTGACATTGGCCGTCAACGGGGACATGCCGAGCGCCAGCAGCGCGGGGTAGGACACCAACGAGGCCAGCGACACCACGCTGCCCACCACCCCCGCCGCGGTTCCGGTGGCGAACAGGGCGAGCAGACGCAGCGGATCGGGCACGGTTCAGCGTGCCACGCCGCTTCGTGGATATGTCGTGGTGCCGGCCACCGGCGGCCACCTAGGCTCGCCGCCATGGAGCACGCCGCGGACGACATCCCACCCGACACCAAGGACTGGACCTGGGTCCTCGACCAGCCCTGCCCGGAGTGCGGTTTCCTGGCCGACTCCTACCTGATCGCCGATCTGGCCCCGGCCACGCGTCGCACGGTGGCCGCCTGGCAGGAGGTGTTCGCCCGCCCCGATCTGCGGCAGCGTCCGCAGCCCCAGGTCTGGTCGCCGCTGGAGTACGCCTGCCACATCCGCGACGTCTACGGCCTGTTCGCCGAGCGCATCACGCTCATGCTCGATCAGGACAATCCGCAGTTCGCCAACTGGGACCAGGACGCGACCGCCGTCGCCGAGCGCTACGGCGAGCAGGAACCGACCCGGGTCTTCGAGCAGTTGACGGACGCCGGGTATGCCCTGGCCGACCTGGTGGACGCCGTACCGCGGCGCCGTCCGAACGCCTGGCTGCGCCCCGGACGCCGCTCCAACGGCTCGACCTTCACCGTCGAGTCGATCACCCGGTACATGCTCCACGACGTGGTTCACCACTTGCACGACGTGGGCCGCCCGCTCGACTGACCTGCGCTCACCCGACCCCGGCCGTCGCCGGGTCGAGCACCTTCAGGTCGGCGAAGCGGGCGAAGCCTCGATCCGAGGTGGCCAGCACGGCGCGATGCTCCAGGGCCAACGCCGCCAGGTAGGTGTCGGGAATGTCGTTGGCGCGCATGCCGTGACGCCGCACCAGGGCGGCGAAGGCGTCCCAGGTGCCGGAGCCACCGCCGAGACGTTGGGTCGCGGGCGCGGCCAGCACGGCCTCACAGAATCCGAGCGCCTGCTCGACCGCGGTGGGCTGGGGGAAGATCCTGTGGTTGGTCACCAGGCGGACCAGGCCGGTCAGGCAGAGGTCCGGGATGGCGACGGTCCGGACGCCGGTGACCGCCGCGGTCAGCCAGGCGTGCACCGCTGCGTGATCGGGCAGATCGACCCGGTGCGCCGTGACCAGGACGTTCACGTCGACGATGATCATCGAAGTCGGTTCTCGCCCAGCAGGTCGGCCACGTGCTCCCGGTCGTGGAGATCCACTCCGGGTGCCAGCCCGCCGGACCCGGACACGGGCAGGACGACGTCGGCCCGCACCTGCTGCGCCTGATGGCGCGCCAGCAGCTCGCGGAGCGCCTCCTCGACCACCGAGCTGACGGTGCCGCGACGTTGAGCAGCGATCAGCTTGACCTGGTCCAGCAGACCGTCCTCGATCGCGACCGTTGTCCTCATGTCATCAGTGCATCACGAGAATGCATCATGATGCAACCTCTGTGACCGGTCGGGGCATGGCACCGTACCCGTGTGAGTTCCCCGACCGCTGCCGACGAGCTCCTGGGCGCCTTCGCCCGGGCCGCTCGCGCTGCCGGTCTGCCGGTCACCCCCGACCGCACCCGGGCCTTCCTCACCGCGGCCGCGGCCGTCGGTGTGATGAACCGGGACGGCGTCTACTGGGCCGGACGCTCCACCTTGACCGCCGAGCCGGATCACCTCGAGCTGTACGACCGGGTGTTCGAGGCCTGGTTCGACGGTGAGGCACCGCGGCTGACCGGGCAGCGGCGCGCCGTGCCGCCGAAACCGCTCGCCGGCCTGACCGACACCGCATCCGGCGACGGCACCACCGAGCGAGACCCGGCCGAGGTCGAGGTGGTGCGGGCCAGGGCCAGCGATCTCGACCTGCTGCGCCACCGAGACGTCGCCGACCTCACCCCGGGCGAGAAGGCGATGCTCGCCCAGCTCTTCGCCGTGCTCCGCCCGAGTGCGCCACCGCGCCGTGCCGTGCGCCGCCGCCCGTTCCATCGGGGCGAGGTCGACCTGCGCCGCACCCTGCGTGCCGAGCTGCGCCGCGGCGGCGAGGCGGGACCGATCCTGATGCGCCGCAAGGCGTCTCGGCCGCGTCGCGTCGTCCTGCTGATTGACATCTCGGGGTCGATGGACGCCTATGCCGATGCGCTGCTGCGCCTGGCGCACGTCTGGCTGCGCGCCGTCCCGCGGCAGGTCGAGGTGTTCACGATCGGTACCCGGCTGACGCGCGTGACCCGCTCGCTACGGGCGCGGGACGCCGAGCACGCGTTGAAGGCGGCCGGCGAGGAGGTGCCGGACTGGTCCGGTGGTACCCGGCTCGGCGAGGTACTGCAGAGCTTCCTCGACCGCTGGGGGCAACGGGGGATGGCCCGCGGTGCCGTGGTCGTGATCTTCTCCGATGGTTGGGAGCGGGGCGACGTCGGCCTGCTCGCCGAGCAGACCGCCCGGCTGCGCCGATTGGCTCACCGGGTGGTCTGGGTGAACCCACATCGGGGCAAGGCGGGATACCGTCCGGTGCAGGGCGGCATCGTCGCCGCCCTGCCGAACATCGACGATCTGCTGGCGGGTCACTCGCTGGCGACGTTCGCCGAACTGGTGGAGGTCGTGCGCCGTGCGTGAGGAGAACACTCGTGCGTGAGGTGCTGCCGGAACTGCTCGCCTGGTGGCAGCAAGGTCGCCCGGTCGGGATGGCCACCGTGGTCGCCACCTGGCGCTCGGCGCCGCGGCCGGCCGGGGCCTCGATGCTGCTCGGGCCGGACGGTGAGGCCGTGGGTAGCGTGTCCGGCGGCTGTGTCGAGGGTGCGGTCTACGAGCTCTCGCAGGAGGTCGTCGAGACCACCACCCCGGTGCTCCAGCGCTACGGGGTCAGCGACGACGATGCCTTCGCGGTTGGCCTGACCTGTGGTGGGATCCTCGATGTCTTCGTGGAACGCGTTGATCCGCAGTCGTTCCCGGAGCTCGGTGACGTGGCGGGTGACATCGACGCCGGCCGCCCGGTCGCGGTGTGCACGGTCATCGAGCACCCGGATGCCGCGATGCTGGGTCGCCGATTGATCGTGCGTCCCGAGACCGGTGACGCGGCGCCGCTCGGTTCGCTGGGCAGTGAACGCATGGACGCCGCGGTCACGGACGACGCCCGGGGCCTGCTGGCCGCCGGCCGCTCCGAGACGCTGACCTACGGCCCGGACGGCGAACGCCGCGGCGAGGGCATGCGGGTGTTCGTCGCCGCTCACGCCCCCAAACCCCGGATGCTGGTCTTCGGCGCGATCGACTTCGCCGCCGCGGTCGCCCGGATCGGGGTCTTCCTCGGGTACCGGGTCACGGTGTGCGATGCCCGACCCGTCTTCGCCACCCGCAGCCGCTTCGCCCAGGCCGACGAGGTGGTGGTCGACTGGCCGCACCGCTACCTGGCCGCCCAGGCCGAGGCCGGCGCCGTCGATGCGCGCACCGTGCTCGCCGTGCTGACCCACGACCCGAAGTTCGACGTGCCGCTGCTGCAGGTCGCCCTGCGACTGCCGGAGGTCGCCTACATCGGAGCCATGGGCTCACGGCGCACCCACGACGACCGGCTGGCCCGGCTGCGAGAGGCCGGCCTGACCGAGGACGAACTGGCCCGACTCAGCTCACCGATCGGGCTCGACCTCGGTGCGCGAACCCCCGAGGAGACCGCGATCAGCATCGCCGCCGAGATCATCGCCCTGCGCTGGGGCGGGGACGGCGGCCGGCTGGGCGAGAGGCAAGGCCCGATCCACCACACCGCCCCCCGCTGACCGATCGAGATCGGGTTTCCGCCAGGCGCCGCCGGAGGTCGACTTCGCCGAGTAGCGCCGGCGACGTCGGTGCTCTCAGAGGTAGACGTCCAGTTGCTCGCTGTGTGCGGTGACCATCGCCGCGGTGGACTGCTGCGCCGCGGCCACCGACGGACGCGCAGCCAGCACGGCAGCCATCACGTCCGGCGCCGCTGCCGGCACCTGGGTCGGCTGCGAGGGGTTGATGGTCACGGCCCGCCCGACCGCACCGATGCTCATGCGGAAGGTATCGACGTCCGGGCGGTGGAGCTGGATCGCCCGGACGGGTGGCCGCAGGTATCCCTGGCGTTGCCGGCCGGGCAGATCAGTGGCTGCTGACGACCCAGAGCGCCACCACCGACCAGGCCACCGCGACGGCGACGGTGATCAGGATGAACTTCACCAGCCGTCGCTGGTCGGCCGGCAGCTGCATCCGCTCGAAGTGGGGTTCTTCGGGCTGGTGTTCGATCCCCGGGGTGTCGGGTTCGCCCTGTCGTGGTGGCGGCACGGTGCTCATGGTGAATCGCTCGTTCCTGGGTCAGCTCGCGGCCCGTCCGTGGCGCGCGATGCCTGACCCCATGGTGCCCGATCGGGCGACGTCCGAACGTGAGGGGTTCGTGGTGGCCGAGACGCAACGGTGCGGACGTGCCAGGCGTCACCCAGGTGGACGGCGTGCCCGATTCGGGGACGCCACCGTCTCGAGGGGGCACTGACATGAGATCGCGAACCACCGCCACCCTGCGAACCACAGCCGCCGTCGGTCTTGCGGTCGTGCTGGCCGTGACGCTGCCCGGCGCGAGCGCCCAAGCCGCCATCGACCCGGCCACGCCGCTGGCGATCCATCAGGTCGCGCGCCGAGCCCAGTTCGCGGGCGACACCATCACCCTCGCCGTCCGGTACACGTGCACCAACCGGCCCGGCCCGCAAGGAGTGGTGAACTACATCATGGCGGACGTCGTCCGCGGCGCCTCGGCGCGCTACGTGGTCGGGTTCCGCGGGGACACCGGGGGTCTGCTGGCCGCGGACTGCACCGGCCACCCGCAGACGCGGGTGCTCACCCTGCGGCGCGGCAGTTATGCGCTGCCCGGGCAACCCGCTCCCATCGGAAAGGCCGAGGTCAGCGTCACCATCTCGCCGCGAACCACACCGGATTCCGGCGGCTGGTATGTCCAGACCGGTCCGGACGTGACCCTCACCGGACGGGTGACGGTCGTGCGGCCACGCCCCCACCACTGACGCCACAGGCACCCGAGAGGGGCCGGCCCCGGGGTCGGCCCCCTCGGCGGGCGTCGGATTTCGTTCGGATCCGGCCTTCCAGCGGCCCGGGCGACACGCCGCAGCCCTGCTGAGTCTGCGATTCGGGCGCGCAGGGTCTTGTGTTCCAGGCCACACTGCCCTTGGATCAGCGACGTAAGTCCTACCTCGGGCGCGCCCGCATGGGGTCGTGCTCGTCAGGCATGAGGCGTGGAGGCCGTATGGGCACCAAGAAGATCACCGTCACCGTCGACGGTGTGCAATACCAGGACGACGTGGAGCCGCGCACGCTGCTCGTGCACTACCTGCGCGAACAACTCGGCAAGACCGGAACGGTCGTCGGCTGCGACACGAGCAACTGCGGTGCCTGCACGGTGCATCTGAACGGACGCAGCGTGAAGTCGTGCTCGGTGCTCGCGGTGCAGGCCGACGGCGGTGAGGTCACCACGATCGAGGGGCTGTCGGACGGTGAGTCGCTGCACCCGGTGCAGCAGGCCTTCCACGAGTGCCACGCGTTGCAGTGTGGCTACTGCACGCCGGGCATGATCATGCAGGCGGTCGACCTGCTGAACACCAACCCGAACCCGAGCGAGGCCGAGATCCGTGAGGGCATCGAGGGCAACCTCTGCCGCTGCACGGGCTACCAGAACATCGTCCGGGCCATCGAACAGGCGGCAGGCGCAGCTGCTGCGGGAGGTGTGCGATGACCGCTGACAGCACAGTCGACGAGACCGACGTGGCCGCAGGGCGCGAGTTCGGCCGGGCCCGCAAGCGCAAGGAGGACGCCCGACTCATCACCGGGCGCACCCGCTGGACCGACAACATCACCCTGCCCGGCATGCTGCACCTGGCCATGGTGCGCAGCCCGGTTGCGCACGGCCGGATCACCTCGATCGACACCAGCGGCGCCAAGGCCATGCCGAACGTCGTCGGGGTCTGGAGCGGTCCGGAGCTGAAGGGCTCGGAGGTCGGGCTGCCCTGCGCCTGGCCGATCACGCCCGACCAGAAGGCACCGACCCACCCATCTGTCGCCCAGGACGCGGTCAACTTCGCCGGTGAGATCGTCGCGGTGATCGCGGCCCGCTCGGCCACCGCGGCCCGGGACGCCGCCGAGCACGTGATCGTCGACTACGACGACCTGCCCGTCGTCCTCGACCTCGAGGCGGCCGTCGCCGACGGCGCCGAGCTCGCCCACCCCGACCTCGGCACCAACGTCAGCGCAGTGTGGACCCTGGACTCGGCCACCGGCGGTACCGGCGAGGACGTCGACGCCGTCATCGAGGCCGCGCGCACCGCCCCCGACGGGGTGGTGATCGAGCGGACCTTCCAGCAGCAGCGCCTGATCCCGGCGTTCATGGAGCCGCGCTCGGTCGTGGTCGATCCGACCGGAGAACAGTTCCAGGTGTGGACCGCCACCCAGGTGCCGCACTTCGTCCGGGTGTTCATGGCGCTGGTCACCGGCACCCCCGAACACAAGATCCGCGTGGTCGCGCCGGACGTCGGCGGCGGCTTCGGCGGCAAGCTGCAGTTCACGCCCGAGGAGTGCATCACCTTCCTGGTGGCCCGTCAGCTGCGCAAGCCGGTCAAGTACACCGAGACCCGCTCGGAGTCGCTGCAGTCGGCCCACCACGGCCGCCGTCAGGTGCAGCGGCTGACCCTGGCCGGTCGCGCCGACGGCACCATGACCGGGCTCAAGGTCGACCTGCTCACCGACATGGGCGCCTACCTCGGCCTGGTCACCCCGGGTGTGCCGGTGCTCGGCGCCTGGATGTTCAACTCGATCTACAAGTTCGCGGGATACCGGTTCACCACGACGAACGTGTTCACCAACACCACCTGGACCGACGCCTACCGCGGCGCCGGCCGCCCCGAGGCCACCTGCGCCATCGAGCGGTTGGTCGACACCTTCGCGAACCAGGTGGGCATGGACCCGCTGGTCGTGCGCGAGAAGAACTGGATCACGGCCGAGGAGTTCCCGTTCACCACGGTGGCGGGCATGACCTACGACTCGGGCAACTACGAGGCCGCCACCGCCAAGGCCACGGCCCTGTTCGACTACGAGGGGCTGCGCCGCGAGCAGGCCGAACGGCGTGCCCGCGGGGACGCCGTCCAGCTGGGCATCGGGATCTCGACCTTCACCGAGATGTGCGGCCTGGCGCCGTCCCGGATCCTCGGGGCGCTGTCGTACGTGGGCGGTGGCTGGGAGACCGCGTCGGTGCGCATGTTGCCCACCGGCAAGGTCGAGGTGGTCACCGGCACCAGCCCGCACGGGCAGGGGCACGAGACGGCGTGGAGCCAGATCGTCGCGGACCGGCTCGGCATCCCGTTCGAGGACGTCGAGGTGCTGCACGGTGACACCCAGGTCTCGGTGCGCGGTCTGGACACCTACGGCTCGCGATCGCTGCCGGTGGGTGGTGTCGCCGTGGCGATGGCCGCGGACAAGGTGATCGAGAAGGCCAAGGTCATTGCGGCGCATCAGCTCGAGGCCAGCGTCGACGACCTCGAGTTCGCGAACGGGCAGTACACCGTGCGCGGCACCGACAAGGGCATGGCCCTGACCGCGGTGGCGTTCGCGTCCTTCGACGCGCACAACCTGCCGGACGGCGTCGAGCCGGGGATCGACTGTGAGGCCACCTACGACCCGATCGACTTCTCCTTCCCGCACGGGACCCACCTGTGCGCGGTGGAGGTCGATACCGAGACCGGTCGGGCCTCGATCTACAAGTACGTCTGCGTCGACGACATCGGCAAGGTGCTCAACCCGCTGATCGTCGAGGGGCAGGTGCACGGCGGCCTGGCCCAGGGCATCGCGCAGGCGCTCTACGAGGACGCTCGGCACGATGAGTACGGCACGCTGATGACGGCCACCTTCGTGGACTACACCGTGCCCTCGGCGGCCGACCTGCCCTCGTTCACCACCGACCGCACCGAGTC is from Kineosporiaceae bacterium and encodes:
- a CDS encoding MoxR family ATPase: MSNPLVDAGLGGASTAAGLPSSPAELAAALDGTGYLADDGLATVAWLAMTLRRPLLLEGEPGTGKTALAEALAQALGAELIRLQCYEGIDASQALYDWDFPRQVLHLRAVEATKADGVALDVDAVEHSLFAERFLLARPILRALRSPNAVLLVDEIDRADDEFEAFLLEVLSTHAVTIPELGTIAAVNPPLVVLTSNRTREVHDALKRRCLYHWVEHPGLTREIEIIRRRLPQVPETLARQVAVVVQRLRDGASGPAEADLLKPPGVAESLDWARCLIELGRRELDLETTAATLGAICKYREDAERVRNRLDRLLAG
- a CDS encoding sulfite exporter TauE/SafE family protein, translating into MPDPLRLLALFATGTAAGVVGSVVSLASLVSYPALLALGMSPLTANVTNTAALTFAGIGSVLRSRGELVGLGATTVKLAPMSAVGGVLGAAILLTASERSFELVVPVLVGAASLAIVVQPKLLAYQWFQPRGLTPATMLGVLAVATYTGYFGAAGGVLLMVALGWVLDVSVVRRNAVKNALAAVANGVAAIAVLIFGPVEFGAVPPLAVGFLVGGLIGPSVSRRLGDDRLRWSIFGSGLVVAAVLAWRTYR
- a CDS encoding DinB family protein, whose product is MEHAADDIPPDTKDWTWVLDQPCPECGFLADSYLIADLAPATRRTVAAWQEVFARPDLRQRPQPQVWSPLEYACHIRDVYGLFAERITLMLDQDNPQFANWDQDATAVAERYGEQEPTRVFEQLTDAGYALADLVDAVPRRRPNAWLRPGRRSNGSTFTVESITRYMLHDVVHHLHDVGRPLD
- a CDS encoding PIN domain-containing protein, which translates into the protein MIIVDVNVLVTAHRVDLPDHAAVHAWLTAAVTGVRTVAIPDLCLTGLVRLVTNHRIFPQPTAVEQALGFCEAVLAAPATQRLGGGSGTWDAFAALVRRHGMRANDIPDTYLAALALEHRAVLATSDRGFARFADLKVLDPATAGVG
- a CDS encoding type II toxin-antitoxin system VapB family antitoxin, with protein sequence MRTTVAIEDGLLDQVKLIAAQRRGTVSSVVEEALRELLARHQAQQVRADVVLPVSGSGGLAPGVDLHDREHVADLLGENRLR
- a CDS encoding VWA domain-containing protein, which encodes MSSPTAADELLGAFARAARAAGLPVTPDRTRAFLTAAAAVGVMNRDGVYWAGRSTLTAEPDHLELYDRVFEAWFDGEAPRLTGQRRAVPPKPLAGLTDTASGDGTTERDPAEVEVVRARASDLDLLRHRDVADLTPGEKAMLAQLFAVLRPSAPPRRAVRRRPFHRGEVDLRRTLRAELRRGGEAGPILMRRKASRPRRVVLLIDISGSMDAYADALLRLAHVWLRAVPRQVEVFTIGTRLTRVTRSLRARDAEHALKAAGEEVPDWSGGTRLGEVLQSFLDRWGQRGMARGAVVVIFSDGWERGDVGLLAEQTARLRRLAHRVVWVNPHRGKAGYRPVQGGIVAALPNIDDLLAGHSLATFAELVEVVRRA
- a CDS encoding XdhC family protein → MREVLPELLAWWQQGRPVGMATVVATWRSAPRPAGASMLLGPDGEAVGSVSGGCVEGAVYELSQEVVETTTPVLQRYGVSDDDAFAVGLTCGGILDVFVERVDPQSFPELGDVAGDIDAGRPVAVCTVIEHPDAAMLGRRLIVRPETGDAAPLGSLGSERMDAAVTDDARGLLAAGRSETLTYGPDGERRGEGMRVFVAAHAPKPRMLVFGAIDFAAAVARIGVFLGYRVTVCDARPVFATRSRFAQADEVVVDWPHRYLAAQAEAGAVDARTVLAVLTHDPKFDVPLLQVALRLPEVAYIGAMGSRRTHDDRLARLREAGLTEDELARLSSPIGLDLGARTPEETAISIAAEIIALRWGGDGGRLGERQGPIHHTAPR
- a CDS encoding (2Fe-2S)-binding protein, whose protein sequence is MGTKKITVTVDGVQYQDDVEPRTLLVHYLREQLGKTGTVVGCDTSNCGACTVHLNGRSVKSCSVLAVQADGGEVTTIEGLSDGESLHPVQQAFHECHALQCGYCTPGMIMQAVDLLNTNPNPSEAEIREGIEGNLCRCTGYQNIVRAIEQAAGAAAAGGVR
- a CDS encoding xanthine dehydrogenase family protein molybdopterin-binding subunit encodes the protein MTADSTVDETDVAAGREFGRARKRKEDARLITGRTRWTDNITLPGMLHLAMVRSPVAHGRITSIDTSGAKAMPNVVGVWSGPELKGSEVGLPCAWPITPDQKAPTHPSVAQDAVNFAGEIVAVIAARSATAARDAAEHVIVDYDDLPVVLDLEAAVADGAELAHPDLGTNVSAVWTLDSATGGTGEDVDAVIEAARTAPDGVVIERTFQQQRLIPAFMEPRSVVVDPTGEQFQVWTATQVPHFVRVFMALVTGTPEHKIRVVAPDVGGGFGGKLQFTPEECITFLVARQLRKPVKYTETRSESLQSAHHGRRQVQRLTLAGRADGTMTGLKVDLLTDMGAYLGLVTPGVPVLGAWMFNSIYKFAGYRFTTTNVFTNTTWTDAYRGAGRPEATCAIERLVDTFANQVGMDPLVVREKNWITAEEFPFTTVAGMTYDSGNYEAATAKATALFDYEGLRREQAERRARGDAVQLGIGISTFTEMCGLAPSRILGALSYVGGGWETASVRMLPTGKVEVVTGTSPHGQGHETAWSQIVADRLGIPFEDVEVLHGDTQVSVRGLDTYGSRSLPVGGVAVAMAADKVIEKAKVIAAHQLEASVDDLEFANGQYTVRGTDKGMALTAVAFASFDAHNLPDGVEPGIDCEATYDPIDFSFPHGTHLCAVEVDTETGRASIYKYVCVDDIGKVLNPLIVEGQVHGGLAQGIAQALYEDARHDEYGTLMTATFVDYTVPSAADLPSFTTDRTESPSTTNILGVKGVGEAGAIASTPAVLNAVVDALRPYGVDDVDMPATPMKLWRAIQAGRQAGSSNGGVA